One Equus quagga isolate Etosha38 chromosome 5, UCLA_HA_Equagga_1.0, whole genome shotgun sequence genomic window carries:
- the TAF12 gene encoding transcription initiation factor TFIID subunit 12, protein MAASHFTGLTAVADVIKDLDTQIALIGLGPHSSKKKQDLDKLYDLKSKARHIMNQFGPSALINLSNFSSIKPEPASTPPQASMANSTTVVKIPGTPGTGGRLSPENNQVLTKKKLQDLVREVDPNEQLDEDVEEMLLQIADDFIESVVTAACQLARHRKSSTLEVKDVQLHLERQWNMWIPGFGSEEIRPYKKACTTEAHKQRMALIRKTTKK, encoded by the exons ATGGCTGCCTCTCATTTCACCGGGCTCACAGCCGTTGCTGATGTAATTAAAGATCTAGACACTCAGATAGCT TTGATTGGCCTTGGTCCTCACAGCTCCAAAAAGAAGCAGGATCTGGATAAGCTCTATGATCTGAAGTCCAAAGCTCGGCACATTATGAACCAGTTTGGCCCCTCAGCCCTAATTAACCTCTCCaatttctcatccataaaacCGGAACCAGCCAGCACCCCTCCACAAGCCTCCATGGCCAATAGCACTACAGTGGTAAAGATACCAGGCACTCCTGGGACAGGGGGGCGTCTCAGCCCTGAAAACAATCAg GTATTGAccaagaagaaattacaagattTAGTAAGAGAAGTGGATCCTAATGAGCAATTGGATGAAGATGTGGAGGAG ATGCTGCTGCAGATTGCTGATGATTTTATCGAGAGTGTGGTGACAGCAGCCTGCCAGCTTGCTCGGCATCGCAAGTCCAGCACTCTGGAGGTGAAAGATGTCCAGCTGCATCTAG AGCGCCAGTGGAACATGTGGATCCCAGGATTCGGCTCTGAAGAAATCCGACCCTACAAAAAAGCTTGCACCACAGAAGCTCACAAACAG agAATGGCATTGATCCGGAAAACAACCAAGAAATAA